A genomic stretch from Methanomassiliicoccales archaeon includes:
- the pyrB gene encoding aspartate carbamoyltransferase gives MSVFRNSDIVSIRDLSKESIEQIMDLAERMIPYAKGEKKTKVLEGRILANLFFEPSTRTRLSFESAMVRLGGEVLDVSYPLMTSVAKGETLADTIRMVESYADVIVLRHPHEGAARLAAHFSSKPVINGGDGAGQHPTQTILDLFTIRREKGKIEGMNVVLVGDLKYGRTAHSLAEALALFGAHLWLVAPQNLQMPKETIKEVERLGQKPKLASKLEEVIAEADVLYVTRIQRERFPDPSEYLKVAGSYRIDKSILREAKKDLIIMHPLPRVDEIAPEVDNTPHARYFQQAFNGVPVRMAILLLLLGVDVDEGF, from the coding sequence ATGAGCGTTTTCAGGAATTCTGACATCGTTTCCATACGCGACTTGTCGAAAGAGAGCATTGAGCAAATCATGGATCTTGCTGAAAGGATGATCCCTTACGCAAAAGGTGAGAAAAAGACAAAAGTACTGGAAGGGCGCATTCTCGCTAATCTCTTTTTCGAGCCATCGACGAGGACGAGACTATCATTCGAAAGCGCGATGGTGAGGCTTGGCGGCGAGGTGCTCGACGTTTCTTATCCGTTGATGACATCCGTCGCAAAGGGAGAGACGCTCGCCGATACAATCCGCATGGTTGAATCTTATGCAGATGTAATCGTGCTACGACACCCGCATGAAGGTGCGGCGAGACTTGCCGCACATTTCTCCTCAAAACCCGTTATCAATGGGGGAGACGGTGCAGGTCAGCATCCAACCCAAACAATTCTTGACCTTTTTACAATTCGAAGAGAAAAGGGAAAGATCGAGGGAATGAATGTCGTGTTGGTCGGCGATCTCAAATACGGAAGGACTGCCCATTCCCTCGCCGAAGCACTCGCGCTCTTTGGGGCGCATCTATGGCTTGTTGCACCTCAGAACTTACAGATGCCAAAAGAAACGATAAAAGAAGTTGAGCGATTGGGTCAGAAGCCGAAACTCGCTTCGAAACTGGAGGAGGTTATCGCAGAAGCGGATGTCCTCTACGTTACGAGAATCCAGAGAGAGCGTTTTCCTGATCCGAGTGAGTACCTCAAGGTTGCTGGCTCTTACAGAATCGATAAATCGATTCTGAGAGAAGCAAAGAAAGATCTCATTATCATGCACCCTCTGCCACGCGTCGATGAAATCGCGCCAGAGGTCGACAATACACCGCATGCAAGGTATTTTCAACAGGCATTCAACGGCGTGCCAGTAAGGATGGCGATTTTGCTTCTTTTGTTAGGAGTGGATGTCGATGAAGGATTTTAG
- a CDS encoding roadblock/LC7 domain-containing protein — protein MRPAKSIESVLENIIRNEMDKTPSLQNVFIISKTGLMIAGKSLSQIPSETFSAMAAIIYSSAESAKTENSKEKLEYVVAVFEKKKLFITEFSPNLLIVATVDRNMDDRRVLDDLQRIIIRAKEELIWLR, from the coding sequence TTGAGACCGGCAAAATCGATTGAAAGCGTGCTCGAGAATATCATTCGCAACGAAATGGATAAGACCCCTTCTCTCCAGAATGTTTTCATTATTTCGAAAACTGGATTGATGATCGCAGGAAAATCTCTCTCTCAGATCCCCTCAGAAACCTTTTCGGCGATGGCCGCTATCATATACTCATCAGCTGAATCTGCGAAAACCGAAAACTCAAAAGAAAAATTGGAGTATGTTGTCGCTGTATTTGAAAAGAAGAAATTGTTCATCACGGAGTTCAGCCCGAATCTTCTCATCGTGGCAACAGTAGATCGAAATATGGACGATCGTCGTGTTCTCGATGACCTCCAAAGAATTATCATCCGCGCGAAGGAGGAGCTCATCTGGTTAAGATAA
- a CDS encoding 4Fe-4S dicluster domain-containing protein has protein sequence MPLRLDTLKCTGCGLCELACSFRRDRVITTMRSSIMLHLDDKKNYFGVMIKRPNDELVLGRPEGLEIQGRGDRKEEDGAGAKPILLREECDECDGEIPYCVRICPSRCLYEGE, from the coding sequence TTGCCACTACGACTTGACACCCTGAAATGCACAGGATGCGGACTTTGCGAACTCGCCTGTAGTTTCAGAAGAGACCGTGTAATCACAACAATGAGGTCAAGCATCATGTTACATCTCGATGATAAGAAAAATTACTTTGGCGTCATGATTAAAAGACCTAACGACGAACTCGTGCTTGGCCGACCTGAGGGCCTCGAAATCCAAGGGAGAGGTGATAGGAAGGAAGAAGATGGTGCTGGAGCGAAGCCTATTCTGCTCAGAGAAGAATGCGATGAATGTGATGGCGAGATTCCCTACTGCGTGAGGATCTGCCCTTCTAGATGCCTCTACGAAGGTGAGTAG
- a CDS encoding aspartate carbamoyltransferase regulatory subunit, translated as MSMKDFRVTPIRNGTVIDHIECGMALKVLRIIGVDGEKIHSTVSVLMHVPSKKAGWKDVVKVEDRELDPSEVDKIALISPRATINIIRDFNVAEKYKVRLPDVVRGIVRCGNPNCITNLSEPVEPEFVVECKDPPILRCIYCDRILENISEHII; from the coding sequence ATGTCGATGAAGGATTTTAGAGTGACGCCGATAAGAAATGGTACAGTCATCGATCACATCGAATGTGGAATGGCACTGAAGGTTCTCAGGATCATAGGGGTCGACGGAGAGAAAATCCACTCGACAGTCAGCGTCCTCATGCACGTGCCTTCAAAAAAAGCTGGATGGAAGGACGTTGTGAAGGTTGAAGACAGGGAACTCGATCCGAGCGAAGTCGATAAGATCGCGCTCATCTCTCCGAGAGCCACGATCAACATCATTCGCGATTTTAACGTCGCCGAAAAATACAAGGTCAGACTGCCTGATGTTGTGAGAGGCATCGTCCGATGCGGAAATCCAAACTGCATCACTAACCTATCAGAGCCTGTTGAGCCAGAATTTGTTGTTGAATGCAAGGATCCGCCAATCCTTCGTTGCATCTATTGCGACAGAATTTTAGAAAATATCTCGGAGCATATCATCTAG